A window of Bacillaceae bacterium S4-13-56 contains these coding sequences:
- the ftsW gene encoding putative lipid II flippase FtsW, translating into MKKWKHIDFILFISPIILAAVGVLMVYSASMVMVVVKYDLPSNYYLLQQLKWFVLGLLVLVFTTLFPYSKYKRLVKLIVLGTISLLIFVLFFGEVRNNAKSWIDLGFFNIQPSELTKLSVIIYLSAIYAKKENYIDNFNKAVLPPLIILVIMLGLILKQPDIGTASIIAFIGAAIIISSGIRFSHLLFLILSGVVIVILAIPKLATEEVLSRFTGAFQPFDYPDSAGYHLIQSLIAIGTGGINGVGLGQGVQKLGYLMEAHTDFIIAVIGEELGFIGVGTVIALLTAIVLRGFYISRKCEDQFGSLLAIGIASMVGIQSFVNMGAASGLLPITGVTLPFISYGGSSILVLMGAMGILNNIALNVRFQESHQPIKQVIPDEVSNVHHLKPKGGKIWADQRK; encoded by the coding sequence ATGAAAAAGTGGAAACATATTGATTTTATCCTATTTATTTCTCCAATCATCCTTGCAGCAGTCGGAGTTCTAATGGTGTACAGTGCAAGCATGGTGATGGTTGTTGTTAAATATGATTTGCCCAGCAATTATTATCTACTTCAACAACTGAAATGGTTTGTCTTAGGTTTATTAGTACTTGTGTTTACGACTCTATTTCCATATAGTAAATATAAAAGGTTAGTAAAGCTCATTGTATTAGGTACTATTTCTCTCCTCATTTTTGTTCTTTTTTTTGGAGAGGTAAGAAATAATGCAAAATCTTGGATCGATTTAGGATTTTTTAATATTCAACCTTCAGAATTAACTAAATTATCTGTTATTATATATTTATCGGCTATTTATGCAAAAAAAGAAAATTACATTGATAACTTCAACAAGGCTGTCTTACCCCCTCTCATCATCCTTGTCATTATGTTAGGACTTATATTAAAACAACCTGACATTGGAACGGCCTCTATTATTGCCTTTATAGGAGCAGCTATTATCATTAGTTCTGGAATAAGATTTAGTCATTTGTTGTTTCTAATCCTATCTGGTGTGGTGATAGTCATACTTGCTATTCCAAAATTAGCAACAGAGGAAGTGCTATCGAGATTTACTGGTGCTTTTCAACCTTTTGACTATCCGGACTCAGCTGGATATCACCTTATACAATCTCTGATTGCCATTGGAACAGGAGGAATAAATGGAGTTGGACTTGGACAAGGTGTGCAAAAATTAGGGTATTTGATGGAGGCCCATACCGATTTTATTATAGCCGTAATAGGGGAAGAACTGGGTTTTATTGGGGTAGGAACTGTAATTGCACTGCTAACAGCCATAGTTCTAAGGGGTTTTTATATTTCAAGAAAATGTGAGGATCAGTTTGGAAGTTTGTTAGCAATTGGAATAGCTTCTATGGTTGGAATTCAATCCTTTGTGAATATGGGAGCAGCCAGTGGGTTGCTTCCAATAACAGGAGTTACATTGCCTTTTATTAGTTATGGAGGTTCATCTATATTAGTGCTAATGGGGGCGATGGGCATTTTGAATAATATCGCTTTGAATGTCCGCTTTCAAGAGTCACACCAACCTATTAAACAAGTAATCCCTGATGAAGTATCTAATGTACATCATCTTAAACCTAAAGGAGGAAAAATATGGGCAGATCAAAGGAAATAA
- a CDS encoding DUF2197 domain-containing protein, producing the protein MRVKCLLCDEVESINGSSLQAKKLRSLRTFFYLCQTCNDRIGEKTKVRKATGQFREYREKKNDPYIS; encoded by the coding sequence ATGCGTGTTAAATGTTTATTATGTGATGAAGTAGAATCTATAAATGGTAGTTCTTTACAAGCAAAAAAATTAAGAAGTCTTCGAACTTTTTTTTATCTATGCCAAACATGTAATGACAGAATCGGTGAAAAAACTAAAGTTCGCAAGGCTACTGGACAATTCCGAGAATATAGAGAAAAGAAAAACGATCCGTATATAAGCTAA
- a CDS encoding YlaH-like family protein — protein MDSSNAITTPDDLWPVARTVFQYFEGELILGAFVLYLVILVSAIITYKLGFAKKLPLLKSAVVYLVLVIGCLFLTVPLGLTLPIAEGLLGSAVFLGIYRFRLHREREKQEKTSI, from the coding sequence ATGGATTCGTCGAACGCAATCACTACACCTGATGATTTATGGCCAGTTGCTCGCACTGTTTTTCAATATTTTGAAGGTGAATTAATTCTAGGAGCATTTGTTTTGTATTTAGTAATTTTAGTTTCTGCAATTATTACCTACAAACTTGGATTTGCAAAAAAGTTACCTTTGTTAAAATCGGCAGTTGTATATTTAGTGTTAGTTATAGGGTGCCTATTTTTAACTGTCCCTCTAGGCTTAACATTACCGATAGCTGAAGGATTATTAGGATCAGCTGTTTTCCTTGGAATATATCGATTCCGCCTACACAGGGAAAGGGAGAAGCAAGAAAAGACAAGTATTTAA
- a CDS encoding DUF5325 family protein, producing the protein MKKIQITPLILAFLVIISFSIVGVTIAYRSILWSSFFLLVGFGVMGYGMGQKRKTSKR; encoded by the coding sequence ATGAAAAAAATACAAATAACACCTTTGATTCTAGCGTTTCTAGTTATTATCAGCTTTTCTATAGTTGGAGTAACCATTGCCTATCGAAGTATTCTTTGGTCTAGCTTCTTTTTACTTGTAGGGTTTGGAGTTATGGGATATGGAATGGGCCAAAAAAGGAAAACCTCAAAAAGATAA
- a CDS encoding PhoH family protein yields the protein MKKLYVLDTNVLLQDPLSIFSFDEHEVIIPAIVLEEVDSKKRQMDELGHNARYVSRLIDKLRQRGNLHQGVQLENGGNLKIELNHRSFKKFTNVFDEKTNDNRILAVAINLQEEEKQLNTQRQVILVSKDILMRVKAEAVGLKAEDFLNERAVKEDVSFSGFQEWSVSEQDFTTFFTNGFLSTSIKDHPYIFPNEFIIMRNSFNSSQSAIGRVSANKDRIVKLKIGQEPIWGIKPRNVQQLMALELLLSEDVPLVTMVGKAGTGKTLLALAAGLMQIEDQRLFKKLLVARPVVPMGKDLGYLPGEKEEKLRPWIQPIYDNLEFLFNVKKSEELDAILSGMGSIQIEALTYIRGRSIPEQLILIDEAQNLTKHEVKTILTRVGEGSKVVLLGDTQQIDHPYLDEYNNGLMHVVEKFKNQRLSGHITMVKGERSELAQMAADLL from the coding sequence TTGAAAAAACTATATGTTCTTGATACTAATGTACTACTTCAGGATCCGCTGTCTATCTTTTCGTTCGATGAGCACGAAGTCATTATACCTGCCATTGTTTTAGAGGAAGTGGACTCGAAAAAAAGACAAATGGATGAACTTGGGCATAATGCTCGATACGTATCACGACTGATTGACAAATTACGCCAAAGGGGGAATTTACATCAGGGAGTCCAATTAGAAAATGGAGGAAATTTAAAAATTGAACTCAACCATCGTTCCTTCAAAAAATTCACAAATGTATTTGATGAAAAGACAAATGATAATCGAATACTTGCTGTTGCAATTAACCTACAAGAAGAAGAAAAGCAATTAAACACACAACGTCAGGTCATTCTTGTATCTAAGGATATTCTCATGCGAGTTAAAGCAGAGGCTGTTGGTTTAAAAGCAGAGGATTTCTTAAATGAACGTGCGGTAAAAGAAGATGTTTCGTTTTCTGGATTCCAAGAGTGGAGCGTTTCCGAACAAGACTTTACAACTTTTTTTACTAATGGATTTCTTTCCACAAGTATAAAAGACCATCCCTATATTTTCCCAAATGAATTTATCATTATGAGAAATTCATTTAATTCCTCGCAATCTGCTATAGGAAGGGTCTCTGCTAACAAAGATCGAATTGTAAAATTAAAAATTGGACAGGAACCCATTTGGGGAATAAAGCCAAGAAATGTTCAACAATTAATGGCTTTGGAGTTATTACTTTCTGAAGATGTTCCTCTAGTTACTATGGTAGGAAAAGCGGGAACGGGAAAAACACTTTTAGCTTTAGCAGCTGGATTAATGCAAATTGAAGATCAGCGCTTATTTAAAAAGTTATTAGTGGCTCGCCCAGTCGTCCCAATGGGCAAAGATCTTGGTTACCTTCCTGGAGAAAAAGAGGAAAAATTAAGACCGTGGATTCAGCCAATATATGATAACCTTGAATTCTTATTTAATGTAAAAAAGAGTGAAGAATTGGATGCCATATTATCAGGAATGGGATCTATTCAGATTGAAGCGTTGACTTATATTAGGGGTCGAAGTATACCAGAGCAACTGATTCTGATTGATGAGGCTCAGAACTTAACCAAACATGAAGTTAAAACTATTCTCACCAGAGTTGGTGAGGGGAGTAAGGTAGTTTTATTAGGGGATACGCAGCAAATAGATCATCCTTATTTGGATGAATATAATAATGGATTAATGCATGTTGTTGAAAAATTCAAAAATCAGCGTTTAAGTGGCCACATAACCATGGTAAAGGGAGAAAGATCTGAATTAGCTCAAATGGCAGCAGACTTGCTATGA
- a CDS encoding pyridoxamine 5'-phosphate oxidase family protein, protein MPNQVENKLNESQFSLLQAERYMLLSTIDFEKNIPMMNAISWIYAPTPNTLVFAVDNRSRILTNILHNTNVTFTLIGDGSTYSIGGRAKVVFEKMKGIPLKLAKVEVEIDEVRDVMFYGSKITSGPEYEKTYDLNAASNLDSQVMEALKIV, encoded by the coding sequence ATGCCGAATCAAGTAGAAAATAAATTGAATGAAAGTCAATTCAGTCTTCTTCAAGCGGAAAGATATATGTTATTGTCAACGATTGATTTTGAAAAAAATATACCAATGATGAATGCGATAAGTTGGATTTATGCACCTACTCCAAATACCTTGGTGTTTGCTGTGGATAATCGTTCCAGGATTTTAACCAATATATTACATAATACAAATGTAACTTTCACATTGATTGGAGATGGGTCGACCTATTCAATAGGTGGGCGAGCCAAAGTGGTATTTGAAAAAATGAAAGGAATTCCATTAAAGTTGGCGAAAGTAGAAGTCGAAATTGACGAGGTGCGTGATGTTATGTTTTATGGATCAAAGATAACCAGTGGTCCGGAATATGAAAAAACATATGATTTGAATGCGGCATCAAATTTGGATAGTCAAGTTATGGAGGCCTTAAAGATTGTTTAA
- the glsA gene encoding glutaminase A, protein MKGNVYELQLEDWVQEAEALLNQGEVASYIPALQKVPANCIGISFVDIEGRTIHAGAECQTFTLQSISKVVALALALLDQGEEYVFSKVGMEPTGDPFHSIIKLETSKPSIPLNPMINAGALAVTSMIKGNSADSKINRIKSFIHQILGDDTVDVNEGVAQSEFETAFLNRSLLYFMKQGKVIDGDVEMILDTYTKQCSLEVNIDQLALLGAFFANGGKTIPSGKQLLSEHYAQICKTFMVTCGMYDASGEFAIKVGIPAKSGVSGAIMGSVKGVGGIGVYSPRLNKKGNSVIGLYLMEKLSKRLDLSIF, encoded by the coding sequence ATGAAAGGAAATGTATATGAATTGCAATTGGAGGATTGGGTTCAAGAAGCAGAGGCGCTTCTCAATCAAGGTGAAGTGGCTAGTTATATTCCTGCACTACAAAAAGTACCAGCAAATTGTATAGGTATATCATTTGTTGATATAGAAGGTCGAACGATCCATGCGGGTGCAGAATGTCAAACCTTTACTTTACAAAGTATTTCAAAGGTTGTGGCACTTGCTCTTGCTTTACTTGATCAAGGAGAAGAGTATGTTTTTTCTAAAGTAGGTATGGAACCAACAGGAGATCCTTTTCATTCCATCATTAAGTTGGAGACATCAAAACCGTCGATCCCTTTAAATCCAATGATAAATGCAGGGGCTCTTGCAGTTACTTCCATGATTAAAGGAAATTCAGCAGACAGTAAAATTAATAGGATCAAAAGTTTTATTCATCAAATATTAGGTGATGACACTGTTGATGTTAATGAAGGAGTCGCTCAATCTGAATTTGAAACGGCGTTTCTAAATCGTTCTTTACTTTATTTTATGAAGCAGGGAAAAGTGATTGATGGAGATGTGGAAATGATCCTAGATACTTATACTAAACAATGTTCTTTGGAAGTGAACATTGATCAACTTGCTTTATTAGGAGCTTTTTTTGCGAATGGAGGAAAAACAATCCCGTCAGGGAAGCAACTACTTTCAGAACACTATGCACAAATTTGTAAGACTTTTATGGTAACCTGTGGAATGTATGATGCATCCGGTGAGTTTGCTATTAAAGTAGGAATCCCAGCTAAAAGCGGGGTTTCTGGGGCAATCATGGGCTCTGTTAAAGGGGTAGGAGGAATAGGTGTATACAGTCCTCGGCTAAATAAAAAGGGAAACAGTGTCATTGGACTGTATTTAATGGAAAAGTTATCGAAACGGTTGGATTTGTCTATTTTTTAA
- a CDS encoding inositol monophosphatase family protein — MIDKNFESIHEQAKKWVYEAGGAIRDSLDKPMLIETKSNANDLVTEIDKSTEEFFVNKIRDSYPSHKIIGEEGFGDQEATLSGTVWFIDPIDGTINFVHQKRNFAISVGVYHDGVGMIGLIYDVMSDVLYEARKGAGAFKNGSPLGRFSGKRKLKESILGINGFWATENWRVEHESIQKLIKDVRGTRSYGSAALEFAYLAEGIMDGYVTMKLAPWDIAAGIVIVEEVGGITSRADGSAISLEGNNSIVSSHPSIHKEITEQYIQLKDNPSV; from the coding sequence ATGATAGACAAAAATTTTGAATCTATTCATGAGCAAGCAAAAAAATGGGTATATGAAGCAGGTGGGGCTATCCGAGACTCTCTAGATAAGCCGATGCTTATTGAAACTAAATCTAATGCTAATGACCTTGTTACAGAGATAGATAAATCCACAGAGGAGTTTTTTGTAAATAAAATAAGAGACTCTTATCCGAGTCATAAAATCATTGGTGAAGAAGGTTTTGGAGACCAGGAAGCAACCTTGTCTGGAACTGTTTGGTTTATTGACCCTATTGATGGGACTATCAACTTTGTACACCAAAAACGAAACTTTGCCATTTCGGTTGGTGTCTATCACGACGGAGTAGGTATGATTGGGTTAATTTATGACGTTATGTCAGATGTTCTTTATGAAGCAAGAAAAGGCGCTGGGGCTTTTAAAAATGGAAGTCCTTTAGGAAGGTTTTCTGGTAAAAGAAAACTAAAGGAATCTATACTAGGGATTAATGGATTTTGGGCTACCGAAAATTGGAGAGTTGAACATGAATCGATTCAAAAACTGATCAAAGATGTGAGGGGCACAAGATCATACGGTTCCGCCGCGTTAGAATTTGCTTATCTGGCAGAAGGTATAATGGACGGATATGTAACTATGAAGTTGGCACCATGGGATATAGCGGCTGGTATTGTGATCGTGGAAGAAGTTGGAGGCATTACTTCTAGAGCAGATGGATCAGCCATCTCTTTGGAGGGTAATAATTCAATCGTTTCAAGTCATCCTTCGATACACAAAGAAATTACGGAGCAGTACATTCAGTTAAAAGACAATCCATCGGTGTAA
- a CDS encoding nitronate monooxygenase family protein: MKTKITELLNIQFPIIQGGLAYLAYAELAAAVSNAGGLGQITAMSLPDPEELRKEIHQVKNKTTNPFGVNFAIGQGRRPFEDMVNVAIEEGVEIVSITGGNPKPILDMVKPKGIKALVLVAAKRQAIKAQQLGADAVMVVGYEGGGHLGRSDLGTFILTPEVVDAVQIPVIASGGISDGRGLMAALALGAEGVEMGTRFIATKECVHAHEHYKKRIIEADSDATTVIKRTLGTPARALKNSWTEKILDMEKRDLGYEELKDYISGKANKRFIYDGLEEEGFAWAGQVVSRIHDIPTVQELFNRIKTEADDIKHRMSHL; encoded by the coding sequence ATGAAAACTAAAATTACCGAGCTCTTGAATATCCAATTTCCCATCATTCAAGGTGGATTGGCCTATTTGGCTTATGCTGAATTAGCAGCAGCTGTTTCGAATGCAGGTGGATTGGGGCAAATTACTGCTATGAGTCTACCTGACCCAGAGGAATTACGCAAGGAAATTCATCAAGTAAAGAATAAAACAACTAATCCATTCGGTGTGAATTTTGCCATAGGACAAGGACGTCGGCCTTTTGAAGATATGGTCAATGTTGCTATAGAAGAAGGTGTGGAAATTGTTTCAATAACTGGAGGGAATCCAAAACCGATTCTAGATATGGTTAAGCCTAAAGGAATAAAAGCATTAGTACTTGTTGCAGCTAAAAGACAAGCCATCAAAGCGCAACAATTAGGAGCTGATGCGGTCATGGTGGTAGGGTATGAAGGCGGAGGACACTTAGGTAGAAGTGACTTAGGCACATTTATTTTAACCCCAGAAGTTGTTGATGCTGTCCAAATACCAGTGATCGCTTCAGGCGGGATATCAGACGGAAGAGGATTAATGGCTGCTCTAGCATTAGGTGCAGAAGGTGTAGAGATGGGCACAAGATTCATAGCAACAAAGGAGTGTGTACATGCCCACGAGCATTATAAAAAACGAATAATCGAGGCGGATTCTGATGCCACTACAGTTATTAAGAGAACATTAGGTACTCCCGCGAGAGCGTTGAAAAATTCATGGACTGAGAAAATTCTAGATATGGAAAAAAGAGATTTAGGCTATGAGGAGTTAAAGGACTATATTAGTGGGAAAGCTAATAAAAGATTTATTTATGACGGTTTAGAAGAAGAGGGGTTTGCATGGGCTGGTCAAGTAGTGTCCAGAATCCACGATATTCCTACTGTGCAAGAACTTTTTAATAGGATAAAAACAGAAGCAGATGATATTAAGCATCGAATGAGCCATCTTTAA
- a CDS encoding YlaN family protein, with amino-acid sequence MSSSEVAINHREQAYALLKADADKILRLIKVQMDNLTMPQCPLYEEVLDTQMFGLSREIDFAVRLKLITEEEGRLLLGNLERQLDTLHETAANGS; translated from the coding sequence ATGTCTTCATCAGAAGTTGCGATTAACCATCGCGAACAGGCCTATGCCCTTCTAAAGGCTGATGCCGATAAAATATTACGGCTAATAAAGGTTCAAATGGATAATTTAACCATGCCCCAATGTCCTCTATACGAAGAGGTATTGGATACACAAATGTTTGGGTTATCTCGTGAGATAGACTTTGCGGTGCGATTAAAGTTGATCACGGAAGAAGAAGGTCGACTGCTCTTAGGAAACTTAGAGAGGCAATTGGACACTTTACACGAAACGGCAGCTAATGGATCTTAA
- a CDS encoding YhcN/YlaJ family sporulation lipoprotein, protein MYFKYISILMLSMLLIACQQNDENQATNEEIRDNGMIHVKNSDPIEREELSNQEIADRLANIADRMPDVDRATAIVAGPYTVVGIEVDKDFDRSKVGSIKYTVAEAVHKDPYGREAIVVADPDVVERVEHMGDKMAQGHPVQGIIDELSALVGRIMPEVPVPEQPQEPNQNKESLPEDQEENLDNIQEDQSNQQME, encoded by the coding sequence ATGTACTTTAAATATATAAGTATTTTGATGCTGTCTATGCTTCTTATTGCATGTCAGCAGAACGATGAAAATCAAGCAACGAATGAAGAAATACGAGACAACGGTATGATTCATGTGAAAAATTCTGATCCAATTGAACGTGAGGAATTATCTAACCAAGAGATTGCGGATCGATTAGCTAACATAGCAGACCGTATGCCTGATGTTGACCGTGCTACCGCCATAGTAGCAGGGCCCTATACAGTTGTAGGAATTGAAGTAGATAAGGATTTTGATCGTTCGAAGGTAGGATCGATCAAATATACAGTAGCGGAAGCTGTCCATAAAGATCCTTATGGTCGTGAGGCGATTGTAGTAGCCGACCCAGATGTGGTAGAGAGAGTGGAGCATATGGGAGACAAAATGGCTCAAGGCCATCCTGTACAAGGAATTATTGATGAGCTCTCAGCCCTTGTAGGTAGAATCATGCCAGAAGTACCCGTTCCCGAACAACCTCAAGAGCCCAATCAAAATAAAGAATCACTTCCTGAAGATCAAGAAGAAAATTTAGATAACATTCAAGAAGACCAATCTAATCAACAAATGGAATAA
- a CDS encoding DUF1054 domain-containing protein, translated as MSIQGFNKDDFSAFYIDGLDERMAAIQERIQPKFKVLGENLTNYLSEALNQEMYLHIAKHARRSVNPPKDTWLAIAHNKRGYKKHPHFQLGLFDDHLFIWLAFIYELPQKENTARAFLEHLEDVKKTIPSHYMISLDHTQKEAKPVSDFDLEKGLIRFRDVKKGEFLVGQHISSDDPLVQNGEKLDEIAKETYNTLLPLYRMSLTVE; from the coding sequence ATGTCGATACAAGGATTTAATAAAGACGATTTTTCCGCTTTTTATATTGATGGATTAGACGAAAGAATGGCAGCTATACAGGAAAGAATTCAGCCTAAATTCAAGGTTCTTGGGGAAAACTTAACCAATTACTTAAGTGAAGCTCTGAATCAAGAAATGTATTTACATATCGCAAAGCATGCTAGGCGCTCTGTTAATCCTCCAAAAGATACTTGGCTAGCTATTGCACATAATAAAAGAGGTTATAAAAAACACCCTCATTTCCAGCTTGGTTTATTCGATGATCATCTCTTTATCTGGCTCGCTTTTATTTATGAATTACCCCAAAAGGAAAACACAGCAAGGGCTTTTTTAGAGCATTTAGAGGATGTAAAGAAGACCATACCTTCTCATTATATGATCTCGTTAGACCATACACAAAAAGAAGCAAAACCAGTATCGGATTTTGATTTAGAAAAAGGATTGATACGTTTTAGAGATGTAAAAAAAGGAGAATTTCTAGTTGGTCAACATATAAGTTCTGATGACCCTCTCGTCCAAAATGGAGAAAAACTGGATGAAATCGCAAAAGAAACTTATAATACTCTGTTACCATTATATAGAATGTCCTTAACCGTAGAATAA